In Fusobacteria bacterium ZRK30, the DNA window GTCATAATCTGAATCTGGGAGGGATGGGAACAACTGGGAATTTGGCAGCTAACAGGATAGCCAGAGATGCAGATCTTGTAATAGGTGTCGGGACCAGATACACTGATTTTACAACTGCCTCTAAATGGATCTTCCAAAATCCACATGTAAAGTTTTTAAATATTAATATTGCAAATTTTGATTCACATAAATTAGATGGGATTAAAATTACTGCTGATGCAGAGAAAACGTTAAAAAAGCTGGGTAAAGGGTTAAAAGACAGCTATAGATCAGAATATAAAAATGAAGTTAGAGATGTCAAAGAACTTTGGGAAAAAGAGTGGAATAGATTAGTGGATATAACTTATGGTGAAAACTTTATTCCGGAAGTAAGAGGTTTAGATCATGTATTGGAAGAATTTAAAAAAAATACTGATTCATCTTTAACCCAGACTAATGTTTTAGGAATATTAAATAAAAATTTAGAGAACTCTATAATTGTAGGAGCTGCCGGAAGTTTACCTGGGGACCTACAGAGAATTTGGAAAAGCAGAGGTGAAAATGACTATCATGTAGAATACGGGTATTCTTGTATGGGGTATGAAATTAGTGGAGCTCTGGGAGTTAAAATAGCTGAACCGACTAAAGAGGTATATGCCCTGGTTGGAGATGGATCATATCAGATGCTGCACTCGGAATTGGTTACTTCTATTCAAGAAAGACAAAAGATAAACATAATCTTAATGGATAATATGGCATTTGGTTGTATAAATAATCTTCAAATGGGAAATGGGATGGGAAGTTTTGGAACTGAATTTAGGTATAGAAATGCAGAAACAGGAAACTTAGACGGGGAACTGATCCCTATTGATTTTGCTATGAATGCAAGATCTTATGGATGCAAGACATATAATGTTAAAAATGAGAAGGAGTTAATAGAGGCACTGGAAGACAGTAAAAAGCAGAGAGTATCGACATTAATAGATGTAAAAGTACTACCTAAAACTATGACAGATGGATATGACTCATGGTGGCATGTGGGAAATGCTTCGGTATCTGATAATGAAAAAATAAATAAGGCATATGAAGCATCAAAGCAGGAAAAGAAAAAAATAAAAAAATATTAATGGAGGAGTAAAATGGATTCTAAAAAAGTAAAATTAGGAATTGCACCAATCGCTTGGACAAATGATGACCTACCTGAACTAGGGAGTGAAAATACTTTCGAGCAGTGTGTATCTGAAATGGCATTAGCTGGATTTACTGGAAGTGAGGTAGGAAATAAATATCCTAAAGATACTGATCTTTTAAAAGAAAAGTTAAATATTAGAGGAATTCAAATTTGTAATGCATGGTTTAGTACCTTCTTTGCTGTAGGAAAAGAAGGGGAAACTATTGCCGAATTTATTAAACATAGAGATTTTTTACATACTATGGGTGCTAAAGTTATAGGGTGTTCCGAGCAGTCACACAGTATTCAGGGACTGGATAAATCGATATTCAATGAAAAGCCTGTTTTTACAGGTGAAGAATGGGGCAGAGTGGCTGTTGGATACAATAAATTAGCTAAATTAGCTGAAGAAAAAGGGATGAAAGTGTCGCTGCATCACCATATGGGGACAGGCATTCAGACTCCGGAAGAAGTGGATAAATTCATGGAAACAACAAACAGTAATGTTTATTTATTATTTGATTCAGGCCATATGTACTATTCTGAAGGAACTCAATCTTCAGTTGAAAACGTTTTAAATAAATATATAGATAGAATTGCTCATGTTC includes these proteins:
- the iolE gene encoding myo-inosose-2 dehydratase, translated to MDSKKVKLGIAPIAWTNDDLPELGSENTFEQCVSEMALAGFTGSEVGNKYPKDTDLLKEKLNIRGIQICNAWFSTFFAVGKEGETIAEFIKHRDFLHTMGAKVIGCSEQSHSIQGLDKSIFNEKPVFTGEEWGRVAVGYNKLAKLAEEKGMKVSLHHHMGTGIQTPEEVDKFMETTNSNVYLLFDSGHMYYSEGTQSSVENVLNKYIDRIAHVHLKDVRENILGEVKENNLSFLTGVKKGAFTIPGDGIINFDPIFKTLKDADYTGWMVVEAEQDPALANPFEYAVRARKFIAEKTGL
- the iolD gene encoding 3D-(3,5/4)-trihydroxycyclohexane-1,2-dione acylhydrolase (decyclizing) yields the protein MNTIKLTTAQALVKFLDNQYVEFDGKESKFIEGIFTIFGHGNVLGLGQALEEKNHSLKVYQGRNEQGMAHAATAFAKQKKRKKIMVCTSSVGPGAANMVTAAATASANRIPLLLLPGDVFATRQPDPVLQQIEQFHDLTISTNDAFKPVSKYWDRVSRPEQLMTALLNAMRVLTDPVNTGAVTIALPQDVQGENYEYPLEFFKKRIHRMERTLPTDSMIKEAVEAITSAKKPMLICGGGVKYSEAEETFREFSEMFNIPFGETQAGKGAVSSCHNLNLGGMGTTGNLAANRIARDADLVIGVGTRYTDFTTASKWIFQNPHVKFLNINIANFDSHKLDGIKITADAEKTLKKLGKGLKDSYRSEYKNEVRDVKELWEKEWNRLVDITYGENFIPEVRGLDHVLEEFKKNTDSSLTQTNVLGILNKNLENSIIVGAAGSLPGDLQRIWKSRGENDYHVEYGYSCMGYEISGALGVKIAEPTKEVYALVGDGSYQMLHSELVTSIQERQKINIILMDNMAFGCINNLQMGNGMGSFGTEFRYRNAETGNLDGELIPIDFAMNARSYGCKTYNVKNEKELIEALEDSKKQRVSTLIDVKVLPKTMTDGYDSWWHVGNASVSDNEKINKAYEASKQEKKKIKKY